Sequence from the Nitrospiraceae bacterium genome:
TTCCCGTAACACGATCGCGTCTTCCACCGGTAGATCAATTTTCAATTCAAACTCCCGGGGATCGGCCACTTCCATAATACGTTCGCCCACTACCACCGGCTTGCCGATCCATTCGGATTTATCTGTGAAAATCACGATGCCCGCCCGGGGAGCTTTGACCTCTACTTGCTGTAACATGTCCCAGGCGTAATCCCGTTCGGCTTCTTTCAGCCGGACTTCCGAGGCTTGCACGGGCATGCCCGCACCGGTGTCATGGTCGACAAAGGCACCTTGCGACACTTTGCGATACTCCATCCAGGTAACGGACAGATTCTTTTCCGCCACTTCAAATTGATTCCGGAATGTGGTGTCCTCATAGCGAAAAAGTGTTTGCCCCGTCTGAACCAGGGTATTCGGGTGGACAAGGATTTCTCCCACCACTCCATCCAATGGGGCCGTCACCACCGACGGATCCCGCGGCACCACTTCCACAGGAGCCAGTGTGGACAATCGCACGGGCAGCCACATGGCGGCCATCACGACCACCAGCACTCCCCATAGCCAGTTCTTGAACACCTTCCAGTTTTTTACTCTCCGTTTCGTGCCCCCGAGTGCCTGCCAGGCATGAGCCACCGTTTCGGCAAACCGCCGGACCAATTGCACTTCCCCGTCTTGCCAGGGTATCTCCCTGGTCAACCACAGGCCACCAATCACCTGCTGATCCGCGCGGATCAATGGACACCAGAGGACATGCGGAAACGCAAAGGACTTCCAATCACGTTGGAGTTCTGTCGAACAATGCGTGGAGGAGAGAGGACCGAAATCCTTGAGGCTGCCTTGTTCCCATAATTCTGAAATGACGCCTTCAATCCATGTGATCATCGGCGCATTGCGGTCAACCACGGCCACACTGGACACCGCTTCCACCCTGCCCCGCATCCGTCCCTTCGGCGTGATAGAAAAAATACAGGCTTGTCGAAAGTCCACGAGACGCCGGGTCTCATTGGCCAGAAGAAAACAGAGTTCTTTCACCGTTTGGGCCTTGCGAACCTGACTTTCCAGTTGAAGCAGCGCCAGTAAGATACTTGAATCTTTTTCCGTTTTGACCCCGGACGTGATGGAAGGGCCACCGGACAGACCGGAAGAGGGCCTAAAGTCCTTCCCAGTCCCTCGCGAAGGGGACTCTGTCTGAGTTGCTGTGTGCACCATGCTCGTTTCCCTCCTTTGGATCAACAGAGAGGTCGATCCGGAAAGGAGTTAATGTTTGGCAGTCTGTTGACTCTTGGACGTCGGTGAGGCTGCAGGCTTCGTGCTCGGCGAAAATGTTGATTGAGTGGGAAACGTGCCTTCCGGAAATTTTGCGCTTCCACTCATACCGGCTAGGACACCTGTGGGATGTTTGTGAAATCGGCCAAAGACCCGAATGGTTTGACTCACAGGATCAACACGTGGACCAATGACCACCACTTCCGCCGAATAGTCCTTTTGAGTCTCATCGATACTAAACGAAAACGGACTGTTCTTGGCGATCCACCGCAGCGAAGACGACGGAAGAATCAATTCAATATCCAGATCCTGATTACTGACAATACTCACCAGATCATCGTACGGATTCACACTTTCATAGGGGTGCACCAACGCCTTGACCACATGTCCGGCAAAAGGGGCTGGAATCCGGCAACCCTGAACAATCACTTGTGCTCTGGTGAGAACCGCCTGGGCCTTTTTTAATTCGGCCTGGGAGATGTCCACTTCCAACCGGCCAATCCCGTGAAGAGCGGCCAGCTCCTCGTTATTGATGACGGTCTTTTGCCTTGCATCCAAATCCGCTTGGGCGGCTGATAATTCCGCCCGGTATTTGGCACATTCAAATTCAACAAGGATGTCGCCCTTATTAAATGCGTCCCCGTCTCGAAACGGTATCCGCTTCACTAACGCCTGAATTTCACTGGCAAGCACCGCTTCCACGACAGGTTTCACGATGCCCCGAATCGTCTGGAGATCCGAGGAGGGCACACTGCTGCGTGCTCCCCCTTTCGCCAGACTGACGCCGGAAGGCAGCATGATCAGACTCAGCACCAAACACAGAATAGGGATAAGATGTCGATGTATCATGGATTCGCTCTCTCTTGGGGTTGAGTGGTTGTTTTTTGGGATTGCGCGACAGTCTCTTGGGATTGAG
This genomic interval carries:
- a CDS encoding HlyD family efflux transporter periplasmic adaptor subunit — translated: MVHTATQTESPSRGTGKDFRPSSGLSGGPSITSGVKTEKDSSILLALLQLESQVRKAQTVKELCFLLANETRRLVDFRQACIFSITPKGRMRGRVEAVSSVAVVDRNAPMITWIEGVISELWEQGSLKDFGPLSSTHCSTELQRDWKSFAFPHVLWCPLIRADQQVIGGLWLTREIPWQDGEVQLVRRFAETVAHAWQALGGTKRRVKNWKVFKNWLWGVLVVVMAAMWLPVRLSTLAPVEVVPRDPSVVTAPLDGVVGEILVHPNTLVQTGQTLFRYEDTTFRNQFEVAEKNLSVTWMEYRKVSQGAFVDHDTGAGMPVQASEVRLKEAERDYAWDMLQQVEVKAPRAGIVIFTDKSEWIGKPVVVGERIMEVADPREFELKIDLPVEDAIVLREGAEVEVFLNANPLRAIPGRLIHASYHASILPTNVLAYRVEAEFMDPPEDIRIGWQGTAKIYGEPVTLFFHLFRRPLGVLRQTLGF
- a CDS encoding efflux RND transporter periplasmic adaptor subunit; protein product: MIHRHLIPILCLVLSLIMLPSGVSLAKGGARSSVPSSDLQTIRGIVKPVVEAVLASEIQALVKRIPFRDGDAFNKGDILVEFECAKYRAELSAAQADLDARQKTVINNEELAALHGIGRLEVDISQAELKKAQAVLTRAQVIVQGCRIPAPFAGHVVKALVHPYESVNPYDDLVSIVSNQDLDIELILPSSSLRWIAKNSPFSFSIDETQKDYSAEVVVIGPRVDPVSQTIRVFGRFHKHPTGVLAGMSGSAKFPEGTFPTQSTFSPSTKPAASPTSKSQQTAKH